The genomic window CGTCCTGAAACAGACATCCGGTAGAACGGACCACCACCCCTCATCCGGGGCCGGTGCGCGTGCGGCGCACCAGGCGTCCCTGTCCGCCCCTTCGCTCACTCGTCTCAGGTGACGCGGACGCCGAGCCCACGCTCCCCCCGCCTCCGGGGGGAGTAATCTCCCTCATCTCTGACAAAGGGGTCACAAGTGGCAACGGAGATCGTTAATCCGCGGATCGCCGGCAACGCCGGGAGCGACGGGGACGCCGACGACATCCCCCTCGATCCGGTGTTCGCCCTGCACCGCGGCGGCAAGATGGAGATCACCTCCACCGTCCCGGTCCGCGACGCGGCCGACCTGTCGCTGGCGTACACGCCGGGGGTGGCCGAGGTCTGCACGGCCATCGCGGAACAGCCGGAACTGGTGCACGAGTACACCTGGAAGTCACAGGTGGTCGCCGTCGTCACCGACGGGACCGCGGTGCTGGGGCTCGGGGACATCGGGCCCGAGGCGTCACTGCCGGTGATGGAGGGCAAGGCGATCCTCTTCAAGCAGTTCGGCGGGGTCGACGCCGTGCCCATCGCGCTGGCCTGCACCGACGTGGACGAGATCGTGGAGACCGTGGTCCGGCTCGCACCGTCCTTCGGCGGGGTGAACCTGGAGGACATCTCGGCGCCGCGCTGCTTCGAGATCGAACGGCGGCTGATCGAACGGCTCGACATCCCGGTCTTCCACGACGACCAGCACGGCACCGCGGTCGTCACACTCGCCGCGCTGCGCAACGCCGCCAAGCTGACGGGCCGTGAGCTCGGCGCGCTGCGCGCGGTCATCTCGGGCGCGGGCGCGGCCGGGGTCGCCATCGCGAAGATCCTGGTGGAGGCGGGGATCGGCGATGTCGCGCTGGCCGACCGCAAGGGCGTGGTCCACCAGGGCCGCGACGACCTCAACCCGGTCAAGCGCGAGCTGGCTTCGTATACGAACCGCGCCGGGCTGACCGGTTCGCTGGAGTCGGCACTGGCCGGCGCCGACGTCTTCATCGGCGTGTCGGGCGGTACGGTCGCCGAGTCGGCGGTCGCCACCATGGCCGAGGGCGCCTTCGTCTTCGCGATGGCCAACCCGACCCCGGAGATCCACCCGGAGGTCGCGCACCGCTACGCGGCAGTGGTCGCCACCGGGCGCAGCGACTTCCCCAACCAGATCAACAACGTGCTGGCCTTCCCCGGCATCTTCGCCGGCGCCCTCCAGGTCCGCGCCTCGGCCATCACCGAGGGCATGAAGCTCGCCGCGGCCGTGGCCCTGGCCGACGTGGTGGCGAACGAGCTGAGCGCGGAGCACGTGATCCCGTCGCCCTTCGATACCCGGGTCGCCCCCGCCGTGACCGCGGCGGTCGCGGCGGCCGCCCGCGCGGAGGGCGTCGCCCGCCGCTGAGCGGTGAGGCGGGCCGCCAGGCCCGCATCTCCGGCGGCCGACCTGCGCAGACGGCCGGTGCCCAGGCGGGCACCGGCCGTCCGGACATCCGATGTGACGAGCGTCACATCCCATGGCGTCACACTCTCGGCGTTCCAGCGCTCATATCTATGCCCGGCTCACGCCGGGCACCGGAGCACCCCCGTTCGCCTGGCCCCCCGTACCGGCGAGCGGGGGTGCTTCCTGTGCCGGCCTCACAGCACGTCGGCGAGCTCCTGGAGCAGCCGGCGCTTCGGGCGGGCACCCACCATGACCTTGACCGGCTCACCGGCGCGGAAGAGCAGCAGCGTCGGCATGGACAGCACGCCGTAGGCGGCCTGGGTGGCGGGGTTGGTGTCGACGTCCAGCTGGACGATCCGCAGCCGGTGCGCCTCCTCCGCCGCGATCTCCGCCAGGACCGGCGCGATCATCCGGCAGGGCGCGCACCAGGCGGCGGTGAACTCGACAAGCACCGGCTGCTCGGCGGCCAGCACCTCGGCGGCGAAGGTGGCGTCGGTCACGGTGGACAGGGCGCCCGCACCGGCCGCGGGGCCGGCGGTGGCGGTGGTGGCGGTGGTGGCGGTGGCGGTGGCGGTGGCAGTGGCTGCGGTTCCCGCGGTGGCGGTCATGGTGGAAGGGTCCCCTCGTCGTGCCGCCCGGCCTCGGCCGGCGCGGCGGTCAGTTCACACAGCGGTACGGCATCGGCCCGCGGTCCCGCACCCGCCTCCCGCTCCGCCCGCAGCAGTTGGGCGGCGACCTCGGCGCGTACCGACGTCAGCCGGTCCACCCAGGCGTCGATCTCCGCGAGCTTGCTGCGGTAGACCGCCAGCGAGGCGGCGCAGGTGTCCCCCGCCGGGTGCCCGGCGCGCAGGCACTCCACGAACGGCCGGGTCTCCTCCAGGCCGAAGCCGTACTCCTGGAGGGTGCGGATCTGCTCCAGCATCCGCAGGTGCTCCTCGCCGTAGCTGCGGTAGCCGTTGCCCGCCCGGTCGGCCGGCGGCAGCAGGCCCAGGGATTCGTAGTAGCGGAGCGTTCGCGGCGTGGTGCCGGCGCGTTCCGCGAGTTCGCCGATGCGCATGCGTACGACGGTAGACCTTGACGTACGCGTCAGGGCCAGCCCTCTTTCCCGGGCGGCCGGGGCCGGGACCAGGCGATGGCAAAAACTTCCAGCATTTACGCACCGGGAGTTGCTGACTTCCAGTCCGCCTCGACAGGCTGCGCCCAGCACTTCCGTCCACGCACGCACACCTGCCACGCGAGGAGCCTGAATGCACCGCCCGAACGGACCCACCCGCCGCCGGCGCACCCTGACGCTGGCCGCCGCCCTGTCCCTGCTGGCCGGTCTGTCGGTGACCGCCGTGACCACCGGCGCGGCGCGGGCCGCCGACCCGCAGGCCACCCGGCAGGCGGAATTCGCCGCGGCGGCACGGGAGTTCGGCGTACCGCTGCCCGTACTCGAAGCGGTGTCGTACTACGAGACCCGCTGGGAGGCGCACGCCGGGCAGGCCGACGCCGAGGCGGGCTACGGCCCGATGAACCTCACCGACCTGACCGCGGCGACGCTTGACGCGGACGGGCTGAGCACCCAGTCACCGCGCTACGCCGACCTGCTGACCGCCCCCGCCGAGCACACCGCGGCGGCCGCGGCCCACCTGCTCGGCGTGGACACCGCGGAGGTGACCGGCGACGAGACGCAGAACATCCGCGGCGGCGCGGCCCTGCTCGCCTCGTACGCGAAGGGCTACAGCCACGGCAGGCTGCCGCGCACCGTCGACGGCTGGTACGGCGCCGCGGCCCGCTACAGCCAGTCCACCGAGGACAAGGTCGCCCGGACCTTCGCCGACGGCGTGTGGTCCACGCTGGCCGCCGGGGCCACCCGCACCACCGCGGACGGCCAGCTCGTCACCCTGGCGCCGGTCCGCCGGCTGCACCCGGACCGCGGCGACGTGCGCAAGCTGGGCCTGACCGAGGTCACCCCGCCCAGGAGCAGCACCCCGGCGGAATGCCCCAAGTCGCTGCACTGCGACGTCATCCCGGGCGCCTACACGCTGCTCGCCCCGTCGAACCTCGCCGACTACGGCAGCCACGACCTCGCCGACCGCCCCAACGGCGACCTCGACGTCCGCTACATCACCCTGCACAGCACCGACGAGACCTACGACGGCACCCTCGACCTCTTCCGCGACCCGACCTACGCGGCCGGCGCCCACTACGTCGTCAGGTCGCAGGACGGCCAGGTCACCCAGATGATCCCGACCAAGGACATCGCCTGGGACAGCGCCAACCGCTCCATCTACCAGCACTCCGTGGCCATCGAGCAGGAGGGCTGGGCGACGCACGGCGCCGCCTGGTTCAGCGAGAACCTCTACCGCTCGACCGCCTCGCTGGTGCGCTACCTGGCCGCGAAGTACGACATCCCGCTGGACCGCGCGCACATCCTCGGCCATGACAACGTGCCCGGCGGCACCGAGGCCGGGATCGCCACCCAGCACTGGGACCCGGGACCGGGCTGGGACTGGGAGCACTTCTTCGACCTGCTCGGCGCCCCGATCCGGGCGACCGCCAAGGCGGGCAGCGATGTCGTGGCGATCAAGCCGGGCTACGCGCGCAACCCGCAGACCACGACCTACTGCGACGACGTCCAGGGCTACAAGCAGTTCCCCGGCCCCTACCGCAGCTTCGACTGCCCGGTGACGTCGGCGGACGCGCCCGCCTCCTTCGTCCCGCTGCACACCGCGCCCAGCACCACCGCGCCACTGGTCGCCGACCCCTACCTGCACCCCGACGGTTCCGCCGGGACCAGCGCGATGAACGACTGGGGCGACAAGGCCCCGGCCGGTGAGCAGTACGTCGTCGCCGACCGCGTACCCGGCTGGACGGCGATCTGGTGGGGCGGCACCGAGGCCTGGCTGCAGGACTCCGCCGCGCACCCCGCGACCGTGCCGGTGAAGGCCGCCCGCATCGTCCCCAAGGCGGGGGCGGCGTCCATCCCCGTCTACACCACGGCATACCCGGAAGCCTCGGTCTACCCGCCCGACTTCGTCGCCTTCGAGGGCGGCGCCCCGCGCCCGCAGCTGGCCCGCGCCAAATACTCGATCAAGGCCGGGCAGTCCTACGTCGCGGGAGGTCCGGCCGTCGCCACGGACTCGTACTTCGCGATCTACTACGACGGGTCGGCTCCCTACGACCAGCACGACTTCGTCGGGACGACGAAGGTCTACGAGATCGTCTACAACCACCGGCTGGCGTTCGTGAACGCCGCCGACGTGGACCTGGTCCCGGCCGCCGGCTGACGGCCGGCCCGGGGGTACCGCACCCGGCGGCGCCCCCGGGCGGCGGTCAGCTGTGGACGTCGAGCGGCGCGCCGGCTCTGAGGCGCTCCACGTCCGCGAGCACCTGGTCGCGGATGTGGGTGATCAGCTTGGCCTGGTCGGTGCAGTACACCGTCGGGTTGAGGAAGCCGGTGCCCGCCCGGTAGCGGTTGGTGTACTGCCCGCCGCCGCAGATGTCCCGCAGCGAACAGCTCCGGCAGGTCGGCGAGAGGCCGGCGACGCCGCGCTGGCGTGCGACGACACCGGGGTGCAGGCGCGCCTCGTCGAAGGCGTTGCCGAAGACGTCGAGACCGGTCAGCGGCGCGTCCTGGAAGGTGGACTTCAGCGCGTCGATCAGCTCGATCGAACCGTCCGTGTCGATCGTCAGCGACTGGAAGTCCTCCAGGCCCACCGCCTCGGTGGTGCTGTGCCCGCCGAGCACCAGACCGATGATGCTGTCGAAGAACCGGACGCTCGTCGGCATCGGGACGGTGCGGTACCACCGCTCGAAGATCGGGATCAGCCAGTCGGCGTACGCGGTCCCGCCCTTGTCCCCGGTCCATCCCGGCGGGGTGTGCTCCCAGTCGTCCAGCGGCAGCAGGAAGTCCACCAGCGGGGCGCCGACCGCCGCGAGCGCCTCGTACGTCTCCAGTGGGTCGTTCTCGATGTCGACCACGCACAGCACGTTCCGCAGCCGGTCCGGGACGGTCGCCACCTTGCGCAGCGCCTCCACGCCCCGCATGACCGCGTCGAAACTGCCCTTGCCGTTCGCATACGTGCGGTGCCGGTCGTGCGCGTCGCGCGCGCCGTCCAGGCTGAGGGTGACCTTGATGTCGTGCTTCTCCAGCACGGCGAGCATGCGCGGGTCGTCCAGCAGGACGCCGTTGGTGGTCACCGACAGGATCGCCTCGATGCCGGCCGGCATGGCGGCCCGGAAGGCGGTGGCCGCGTAGTCCAGCTCGTCCGCCCCGACCAGCAGCGCCTCGCCGCCGAGGAAGGTGACGATCACCTGCGACAGCTCGTCGCGGTGGGCGGTCAGATGCTCGGTGATCCGGTACGCGGTCCTGTCGACCGTCTCGCGGGCCATCGCCATCGGCTTGGCCCGCCAGCTCTGGTCCGCCATCTCGTAGATGTAGCAGTAATCGCAGGCGAGATTGCACCGGCCGTGCACCTTGACGACGAACTGCGTGAAAGGAAGCGGCCGCCAGGACGGATCGGCCAAAGCCGCGTCGACCACCGCGAGGTCCGGCCATTCCGCGGCCGTGGCAGGCGTGTTGATCAGCGGTATTTCAATCAAGGAAGATCTCCTCGCCTTATGACCGGGCCGCGACCCGTGGCGTACCGAGTGGTCGCGGCCCGTACATCGGTGACTTTCACGCGATGAGGGCGGAAGTCACCAGCGCTGGTACTTGCCCAGCGGGGAGACCGCCGCGTCCTCGCTCGCCACGCGGGTCAGCGCCGCGCCGAGCGCGCTGTGCGCCGGCGCGGAGGCCGCTACCGCCTGCACGTCCGCGGTGCTGGGGGTGGAGGCGGCGGCGGTGCCGGCCGCCCCGGTGGCGAGGGCGACCGTCGCGGCGGCGCCCGCCGCGACCATGGCCGCCTTCCTGACGGTGCTGCGACCGCTTGATTCAGGCATGGGTACTCCCTTTCAGGAACGTGCCGTTCTTGATTTCCGCAAGGACCTTGCGCAGTCCGGCCGACATCGGCAGCATGTGAATACCCTCTTCCGGTTGCCGACCGGTTCCCGGCCAACGGTAGCGACTCCCCGACATTCGAACAACAGTTTCCAAGGACCGAATCCAGCATTTGACCGAGCACTCTTCATGCTAAAGCGGATACTTTGAGGCCGATAGTATCTATCCCGTACCGCGAGCGGACGGACAGCCCAAAAAGGAGCGCGCCGCGGTCGGGTGGCGACCGGGGCGCGCTCCCTGGTGCCCGCCGGCGGCGGGCTGCGAACGCGGATGACTGCCGGGGGTCGGCGGGCACGGGCTAGCCGGGGCGGTCGCCCTCCAGGGCCTCGTGGGTGAGGCGCAGTGCGCGGCTGGAGGTGTCGAAGGTCCGCTGCGCCACGCAGACGAACAGGCAGTCGACCACCACCAGCTGGCTGATCCTGGACGCCATCGCGCCCGGCCGGAAGGTCGTCTCGCGGCCCGCGGAGACCAGGACGTGGTCGGCCACGCCCGCCGCCGTCGACAGCGGGTGATTGGTGATCACCACGGTCGTGGCCCCCTCGGCGGAGGCCCGGCGCAGCGGTTCGAGCACGTCGCGGCTCTCGCCGGAGTGCGAGATCGCGAGGAAGACGTCCCCCGGCCCCAGCAGCACGGCGCTGGTGAGCGCGGACTGCGAGTCGCCGTGCGCGTGGCACGGCCGGCCGATGCGGGCCAGCTTCTGCTGGAGGTCCTGCGCTACCAGGCCCGACGCGCCGACCCCGGCGATGTGCAGCTGGCCGCCGCCGCAGACCGCGAGGACCGCCTGGTCCAGCTCCGCGGGATCGAGCTGACTGGCCGTCTCCTGGACGGCCTGCGACTCGGTGTGGACGATCTTGCCGATGACTTCCGCCGCCGAGTCCTCCGGGGTGATCCCGGCGCTCAGCGTGGAGCGCGGCGCCTGCCGGGCCGCGGACGCCGCCAGCGCCAGGCGCAGCTCGGGGTAGCCGGCGAAGCCGAGCGCGCGAGCGGTCCGCACGATGGACGACTCGCTGGTCCCGGCCAGCGCGCTCAACTCGGAGATGGTGCTGCGGGCGACTTGCGCCGGGTCCTCCACGATGAGCGAGGCGATCCGGGCGGCGGCAGGGGTGAGCGAGGGCAGCAGCCCCCGCACCATGGCGGTGAGCGCGTCGGCCGAGTCACTGGACGCTGTGGCGTCCCCTGATCGGTCGGTCGGTGACTCCTGGACTATTTGGTGCACGTCACACAGCATGCACCGCGAAACGCCCTTCTGGGACCTGGGGGTGCGAAATCCCGCCTCCTGGACGGCGGCCGCCGAACGGGCCCTCCCTGGCCGCGGATGTCACACGTCCGGGTGACAGTGGCCGGGGGACAATGTCCGGGTGCGCGCCGCCCCCTCGCTCCTGGATCCGCAGCCGCCGTCGCCGCTGACCGAGGTCGCAGACGACCGGCTCGAACGGCACGGCGTGCGGCTGCTGCTCAAGCGGGACGACCTGATCCATCCGGATCTGCCGGGCAACAAGTTCCGCAAGCTGCGGCTGAATCTGGCCGCCGCCGTGGCGGGCGGGCACGACACGCTGCTGACCTTCGGCGGCGCCTACTCCAACCACCTGCGGGCGGTCGCGGCGGCCGGCCGGCTGCTCGGGCTGCGCACGGTCGGGGTGGTGCGGGGCGAGGAGCTGGCCGGGCGCCCGCTCAACTCCTCGCTGGCGGTGGCCGCCGCCGACGGCATGCGGCTGGACTTCCTCGACCGGGCGACGTACCGCCGCAAGGCCGAGCCGGAGGTGCTGGCCGCGCTGCTCGCCCGGCACGGCCGCGCCTACCTGCTGCCGGAGGGCGGCTCGAACGCGGCGGCGGCCATGGGATGCGCGGACCTGGGCAGGGAACTGCGCGGCGCCGCCGACGTGGTGGCGGTGGCCTGCGGCACGGGCGGCACGCTCGCCGGGCTGGCGGCGGGGCTGGGCCCGGGACCCGAGGCGGGGGCGGACGGCGGTCTGGTGGGCGGTACGCCGGCGGGTGCCGTCGCGATCGGCTTCCCGGTGCTGCGCGGGGGCGCGTTCCTGGCCGCGGACGTTCTGCGGCTCCAGCAGGAGGCGTTCGGCGGGCGGCGCGGGAGCTGGCGGCTCGACGACCGCTTCCATCACGGCGGCTTCGCCCGGACCAGCCCGGCGCTGGAGGGCTTCGCCGCCGACTTCGCCCGGCGGCACGGCCTGGACCCGGAGCGGGTCTACGTGGCCAAGATGCTGCACGGCGTCATGACGCTGGCCGCCGAGGGTGCCTTCCCGCCGGGTACCCGGGTGGCCGCGGTGATCACCGGGTGACGTGCGCCCGTGCGCCCCTTACGCCGGTCACATCACCCGACCGTAACCTGGGGGCATGATCCGCCCCGCGACCCCCGCCGACCTGCCGGTCCTGCACGCCCTGATCCGCGAACTCGCCGACTACGAGCGGGCGCTGAGCGAGGCGCGGGCCACCGAGGAGCAACTGCGTACCGCTCTCTTCGGCCCCGACCCGGTCGCCCACGCGCTGATCGCGGCCGACGACACCACCGGCGAGCCGGCCGGCTTCGCCCTGTGGTTCCGGAACTTCTCCACCTGGACCGGCACCGCGGGGCTGTATCTGGAGGATCTGTACGTACGCCCGCAGGCGCGCGGCGCGGGCCACGGCAAGGCGCTGCTGGCCGCGCTCGCGGCGATCTGCCTGGAGCGGGGCTGGTCGCGCTTCGAGTGGGCGGTGCTCGACTGGAACGAGAAGGCGCTGGCCGTCTACCGCGCCGTCGGCGCCCTGCCGCAGGACGGGTGGACCGTGCAGCGCCTGACCGGCCCGGCCCTGGCGGCGCTGGCCGCGCAGGGCGGCGCGGGGCTCCGGTCGGACAACCGGACGAACTCGCATGCGAATTGAGACCTCGGGGAGCTACCCACCGTCCGTACCCATGCGCTTACCATGGGTGACAGGACGGAATCGCTTACCCTTCCTGAACGGCCCGCGGAACCGTTCGCCCATGGCGGCGACCGTCCTCCGTCCGGGCGACATCAGGGCGCGGATCGCGATAGCG from Streptomyces sp. NBC_01198 includes these protein-coding regions:
- a CDS encoding GNAT family N-acetyltransferase; this translates as MIRPATPADLPVLHALIRELADYERALSEARATEEQLRTALFGPDPVAHALIAADDTTGEPAGFALWFRNFSTWTGTAGLYLEDLYVRPQARGAGHGKALLAALAAICLERGWSRFEWAVLDWNEKALAVYRAVGALPQDGWTVQRLTGPALAALAAQGGAGLRSDNRTNSHAN
- a CDS encoding 1-aminocyclopropane-1-carboxylate deaminase/D-cysteine desulfhydrase, with the protein product MRAAPSLLDPQPPSPLTEVADDRLERHGVRLLLKRDDLIHPDLPGNKFRKLRLNLAAAVAGGHDTLLTFGGAYSNHLRAVAAAGRLLGLRTVGVVRGEELAGRPLNSSLAVAAADGMRLDFLDRATYRRKAEPEVLAALLARHGRAYLLPEGGSNAAAAMGCADLGRELRGAADVVAVACGTGGTLAGLAAGLGPGPEAGADGGLVGGTPAGAVAIGFPVLRGGAFLAADVLRLQQEAFGGRRGSWRLDDRFHHGGFARTSPALEGFAADFARRHGLDPERVYVAKMLHGVMTLAAEGAFPPGTRVAAVITG
- a CDS encoding FxsB family cyclophane-forming radical SAM/SPASM peptide maturase — translated: MIEIPLINTPATAAEWPDLAVVDAALADPSWRPLPFTQFVVKVHGRCNLACDYCYIYEMADQSWRAKPMAMARETVDRTAYRITEHLTAHRDELSQVIVTFLGGEALLVGADELDYAATAFRAAMPAGIEAILSVTTNGVLLDDPRMLAVLEKHDIKVTLSLDGARDAHDRHRTYANGKGSFDAVMRGVEALRKVATVPDRLRNVLCVVDIENDPLETYEALAAVGAPLVDFLLPLDDWEHTPPGWTGDKGGTAYADWLIPIFERWYRTVPMPTSVRFFDSIIGLVLGGHSTTEAVGLEDFQSLTIDTDGSIELIDALKSTFQDAPLTGLDVFGNAFDEARLHPGVVARQRGVAGLSPTCRSCSLRDICGGGQYTNRYRAGTGFLNPTVYCTDQAKLITHIRDQVLADVERLRAGAPLDVHS
- a CDS encoding MerR family transcriptional regulator encodes the protein MRIGELAERAGTTPRTLRYYESLGLLPPADRAGNGYRSYGEEHLRMLEQIRTLQEYGFGLEETRPFVECLRAGHPAGDTCAASLAVYRSKLAEIDAWVDRLTSVRAEVAAQLLRAEREAGAGPRADAVPLCELTAAPAEAGRHDEGTLPP
- a CDS encoding MurR/RpiR family transcriptional regulator, translating into MHQIVQESPTDRSGDATASSDSADALTAMVRGLLPSLTPAAARIASLIVEDPAQVARSTISELSALAGTSESSIVRTARALGFAGYPELRLALAASAARQAPRSTLSAGITPEDSAAEVIGKIVHTESQAVQETASQLDPAELDQAVLAVCGGGQLHIAGVGASGLVAQDLQQKLARIGRPCHAHGDSQSALTSAVLLGPGDVFLAISHSGESRDVLEPLRRASAEGATTVVITNHPLSTAAGVADHVLVSAGRETTFRPGAMASRISQLVVVDCLFVCVAQRTFDTSSRALRLTHEALEGDRPG
- a CDS encoding NAD(P)-dependent malic enzyme; amino-acid sequence: MATEIVNPRIAGNAGSDGDADDIPLDPVFALHRGGKMEITSTVPVRDAADLSLAYTPGVAEVCTAIAEQPELVHEYTWKSQVVAVVTDGTAVLGLGDIGPEASLPVMEGKAILFKQFGGVDAVPIALACTDVDEIVETVVRLAPSFGGVNLEDISAPRCFEIERRLIERLDIPVFHDDQHGTAVVTLAALRNAAKLTGRELGALRAVISGAGAAGVAIAKILVEAGIGDVALADRKGVVHQGRDDLNPVKRELASYTNRAGLTGSLESALAGADVFIGVSGGTVAESAVATMAEGAFVFAMANPTPEIHPEVAHRYAAVVATGRSDFPNQINNVLAFPGIFAGALQVRASAITEGMKLAAAVALADVVANELSAEHVIPSPFDTRVAPAVTAAVAAAARAEGVARR
- a CDS encoding N-acetylmuramoyl-L-alanine amidase, producing MHRPNGPTRRRRTLTLAAALSLLAGLSVTAVTTGAARAADPQATRQAEFAAAAREFGVPLPVLEAVSYYETRWEAHAGQADAEAGYGPMNLTDLTAATLDADGLSTQSPRYADLLTAPAEHTAAAAAHLLGVDTAEVTGDETQNIRGGAALLASYAKGYSHGRLPRTVDGWYGAAARYSQSTEDKVARTFADGVWSTLAAGATRTTADGQLVTLAPVRRLHPDRGDVRKLGLTEVTPPRSSTPAECPKSLHCDVIPGAYTLLAPSNLADYGSHDLADRPNGDLDVRYITLHSTDETYDGTLDLFRDPTYAAGAHYVVRSQDGQVTQMIPTKDIAWDSANRSIYQHSVAIEQEGWATHGAAWFSENLYRSTASLVRYLAAKYDIPLDRAHILGHDNVPGGTEAGIATQHWDPGPGWDWEHFFDLLGAPIRATAKAGSDVVAIKPGYARNPQTTTYCDDVQGYKQFPGPYRSFDCPVTSADAPASFVPLHTAPSTTAPLVADPYLHPDGSAGTSAMNDWGDKAPAGEQYVVADRVPGWTAIWWGGTEAWLQDSAAHPATVPVKAARIVPKAGAASIPVYTTAYPEASVYPPDFVAFEGGAPRPQLARAKYSIKAGQSYVAGGPAVATDSYFAIYYDGSAPYDQHDFVGTTKVYEIVYNHRLAFVNAADVDLVPAAG
- the trxA gene encoding thioredoxin, whose protein sequence is MTATAGTAATATATATATTATTATAGPAAGAGALSTVTDATFAAEVLAAEQPVLVEFTAAWCAPCRMIAPVLAEIAAEEAHRLRIVQLDVDTNPATQAAYGVLSMPTLLLFRAGEPVKVMVGARPKRRLLQELADVL